The DNA window ACATCGGAAGTATTGCGGGTCATGCCGCCCCCATAACACGTGAACGTATGATCATATGTGATAATACAAAACGGAAACGGGAGGGTCAAGGGGGAAAAATGTATAATGACAAGTTCGCTTGCCCGCGAACATCATTCCTCGTGCGCCCTTAGCTTCCTTCAGAGTGCTTCACGGACATGAGCGGCGCACAGATGAGTCTCAACCGTTACGTGCACCAGGCCGAGTTTCCCGGGGAGAATGTTGTAGTAACTGTCGGGGTCCAGAGGACGGGAAGAAACGATTGCGATCTCCGCCGCGTAGATCCCCGGCCCCACGGACCACACATGCAGGTCGGCGATCCGATTGTCGCCCTCCGATTCGATCGCCCTTCGGATCGCCTCCCCCACCTCTTCAGGGGCCTGCATATCGAGAAGCACGCGAGCCGACGAGCGGAGCAGCCCCCAGGACCAGCGCATCACGAGCGTCGCGCCGACCAGGCCCATGAAGGGGTCCAGCCACTGCTGCCCGAGGTACTTGCCCGCGAGGAGGGCAAAGATCGCAAGGACGGAGGTCAGGGCGTCCGCCAGCACGTGAAGATAGGCGGACCGGAGGTTATGGTCCTTGTGCTCGTGGGAGTGACCGTGTCCACCGAGAATGGCGAGACATCCGCCGTTGACGATCAGGCCGAGTACCGCAACGAGGATCGCCTGATTGAACCCGATCGCCACGGGCGATATGAACCGCCCGATACTCTCCCAAACCATAGCCAGGGCGAACAGCGCA is part of the Deltaproteobacteria bacterium genome and encodes:
- a CDS encoding cation diffusion facilitator family transporter, coding for MHTESIDRWVHDHTFGQDRKKSAEHRTLIVIVITLVTMTAEIAAGIAFGSMALLADGLHMGSHASALAISVFAYRYTRTHAKDARFNFGTGKVSSLAAFASATMLALFALAMVWESIGRFISPVAIGFNQAILVAVLGLIVNGGCLAILGGHGHSHEHKDHNLRSAYLHVLADALTSVLAIFALLAGKYLGQQWLDPFMGLVGATLVMRWSWGLLRSSARVLLDMQAPEEVGEAIRRAIESEGDNRIADLHVWSVGPGIYAAEIAIVSSRPLDPDSYYNILPGKLGLVHVTVETHLCAAHVREAL